AAATACGCATCACAGAAAGTGAAAGACCGTTACGCAGCAAATAAATACGCATTTGATACCGTTAACTTTGGCGGTAAAATGATGGCTATTCCTTACGGCATGGAGAAAGAGCAGCCGATGCTCGTATGGGTGCGCGAAGATTGGCGCAAGAAGCTGAACTTGCCGGAGCCTAAGACCATTGACGATATCCGCACGATTTCGAAAGCGTTCACAACCCAGGATCCGGACGGTAACGGCAAGAACGATACGTTGGGTCTCGTGGCGCAAAGCAACAGCATGTATAGCTCCCAATTCGACCTTCATACGCTTGATACCATCTATTGGGCCATGAATGCATTCCCGGCTACTTGGGAACAAGGAGAAGACGGCGTTGTCAAATACGGCGGTATTCAACCGGAAGCGAAAGCCGCTCTATCCGTCTTGCGCGATATGTACAAAGAAGGCTCGCTCGACAAGGAATACGGTCTGAAAGACGGCGGAAAAACAACGGAGGACGTAAGTTCCGGCCGTGCGGGCATGGTGTTTGAAGCTTGGTATGCTCCGTATTATCCGCTTGGCAATACGATCCATAACAATCCAAATGCGGATTGGAAAGCCTATGCGCTGCTGACATCCGACGGCAAGCTGAACATTGGCTCAAATCCTAGCCCTGGCGGTTATATGGTTGTGAAAAAAGGCTTTGCGCATCCGGAGCTTCTCATCCAATTAATCAATCTGTCAACCGAATTCCAGGACAAAACGATTCCTGAACTCGTTCCTGTAAGCGAGCAATACCAAGCAGCAGGTACCGTGTCCGTAGCTGCTCATGCTCAATATGTGGACTTGAGCGTAAATGATCCTGCACTGATCTATAACCAGCAAAAGAAATACAATGATATTCTGGCAGGAAAAGCCGATGAAAGCATTCTTCTGCCTACGGAAGTAGACGGTCTGAAGCAGCTTCAGGCGGAAATCAGCAATCCGCTCGAGAACATTCTGAAGGGCAAACCTACGGAAGAGGAACTGAACACGGCGATTGCCAACAGGATTGGATACCTCGCTTACAATAACGCGATGAAGGTTGTAACCGACAATGAGAACAACATCGTTGTGACTCCAAACGTGTATGGAGGCCAAACCGAAACGATGACGAAATCATGGGCAGACTTGCAATCCCTGCAGAAACAAACGTACCTGAAAATTATTCTGGGCACGCAGCCGCTTGATTCGTTCGATACGTTCGTGTCGCAATGGAAAGCGCAAGGCGGCGACAAAATTACGACAGAAGTTCAAGCCGAAGTGGATAAGAGAAAATAAGCAGCATGTCAGCAAGACGCAAGCCGGCTACAGCCGGTTTGCGTCTTTTTTTGCTACCTTGCGCAATCAGTTGTCCCTCTCTTCCGGCATGCATGCCTTCTTATAATAGGAAAGAGTATGACTATTGAACGAAGGTGGAGTTACGATGAAATCTAACCATGAATCAATCTTCTTTAATGCGCAGCATTCGCCGATCGGCGCGTTTGCCAGCTTTACGTTAGGATATCCGGGCGCAAACGGAGGGCTCGGACTGGAGCTTGGCAAACCGGCCGACCAGAATATCTATATTGGCTGCACCGGCAGGGAAGGAAGCAACTATGAGCTGCTGCCGTTCTATGCGGGAAGCGATAATGAAAGACAACGCTATGTGCAAGAGGAAGGAGAGTCCGAAGCGGAGCCGGCTGCTCTAAGGTCTTTCCCACTGGACGCCGTTACGCGAGAATATAAAGCTGCATCCGACAAGTGGCGCGCAGGCGATCTGTCGTTCCGCATTCTGACGCAAATTCAGGCTGTCCCGGATCCCGATCAGGCAACGGAGGAGGAGCTTAAGGCAGCTTTGGTACCCGCGGTATGGGCAGAGCTCACACTGGACAACACGAGCGGGACGGAAGCTAGAACTTTGTTTTTCGGCTATCAAGGAAATGACCCCTACTCCAACATGAGAAGGCTTGACGACACGATGCCTTCCGGATATTGCGGTATAGGACAAGGGCTCCGGACAGCGATCGCAACCGAGCATGCGGGA
This region of Paenibacillus sp. JDR-2 genomic DNA includes:
- a CDS encoding ABC transporter substrate-binding protein yields the protein MKRSKKALSVVFASCLMFSMVACSNSSNESATKNSNNAGATASANADASASPSPDAAVDPMAPYKDVVNYTVVKSINQDPKFPAGQSYEKNAFQDYVEKTLNVKGKLLWTAPSDGDQYAKKLSLDIASNRIPDIFPLEGQTTVSMLNTLVQGDMIEDLTPYFEKYASQKVKDRYAANKYAFDTVNFGGKMMAIPYGMEKEQPMLVWVREDWRKKLNLPEPKTIDDIRTISKAFTTQDPDGNGKNDTLGLVAQSNSMYSSQFDLHTLDTIYWAMNAFPATWEQGEDGVVKYGGIQPEAKAALSVLRDMYKEGSLDKEYGLKDGGKTTEDVSSGRAGMVFEAWYAPYYPLGNTIHNNPNADWKAYALLTSDGKLNIGSNPSPGGYMVVKKGFAHPELLIQLINLSTEFQDKTIPELVPVSEQYQAAGTVSVAAHAQYVDLSVNDPALIYNQQKKYNDILAGKADESILLPTEVDGLKQLQAEISNPLENILKGKPTEEELNTAIANRIGYLAYNNAMKVVTDNENNIVVTPNVYGGQTETMTKSWADLQSLQKQTYLKIILGTQPLDSFDTFVSQWKAQGGDKITTEVQAEVDKRK